From the genome of Thermaerobacter marianensis DSM 12885:
GCAGACGCGGGGGATCAGGGTGTTGTGGGCGCCCGAGAGGATGCTGAGGGCCACCACGTCCACGTCTTCTTCCAGGGCCGCCCGCGCGATCTGGGCCGGCGACTGGTGGAGGCCCGTGTAGATCACCTCCATGCCCGCGTCGCGATACGCCCGGGCGATGACCTTCGCTCCCCGGTCATGGCGATCCATGCCGGGCTTGGCCACCAGCACGCGGATCCGGCCACCGGCAGCGGGCGGCTGGCTTGCCATCACCGGTCTCGACTCCATCCATCTCCCCCGCCTTGCACGCCGTCGCCTTGCTGCTCCGCACCGCCCGGCTCCGGACGCCACCCTGCCGGGGGGGGCCGGCCCGGGCCGGCGCAGCCGCCGCCTCGCCCCCTTGCCCCGGGGTGGCGGCGCCGGGCCGGGCCGAGCGCCCTGCCGGCTTCCGCCCGGGCGCCGAAGCCCAGGCGCCGCAGCTCAGAAGATGGCCCGGTCGCGGTACTCGCCGAAGACCTCCCGCAGCGTGTCGCACATCTCGCCCAGGGTGGCGTAGGCCCGGGCGCACTCCAGAAGCCGCGGCATCAGGTTCTCCCCGCTGCGGGCCGCCGCCCGCAGGTCCCGTAGCGCCTGGCGGACCCGCCGGTTGTCCCGGGTGCGCCGGATGTCCCGCAGCCGCTGCACCTGGCGCTGCTGGACCTCGTCAGGGACCCGCAGGATCTCAGGCTGTTCTTCCTCCTCGAGGACGTATCGGTTGACGCCCACCACGGTGACCTCCCCCGATTCCACCTGCTGCTGGTATCGGTAGGAGGCGTCGGCGATCTCCTTCTGGAAGAACCCGGCCTCGATGGCGGGGATGACGCCGCCCAGCTCGTCGATGCGCCGGAAGTACTCCCGGGCCCGCCGCTCCATCTCGTCGGTCAGCCACTCCACGTAGTAGGAGCCGCCCAGCGGGTCGACGGTGTGGGTTACGCCGCTCTCCTCGGCGATGATCTGCTGGGTCCGCAGGGCGATGCGCACGGCCTTCTCCGTGGGCAGGGCCAGGGCCTCGTCGAAGGAGTTGGTGTGCAGCGACTGGGTGCCGCCCAGCACCGCCGCCAGCGCCTGGAGGGTGACCCGGACGATGTTGATCTCCGGCTGCTGGGCCGTCAGGGTGCAGCCGGCCGTCTGGCAGTGGAACCGCATCTTCCACGAGCGGGGATCCTTGGCGCCGAACTTCTCCCGCATGTCGGTGGCCCAGATGCGGCGGGCCGCCCGCAGCTTGGCGATCTCCTCGAAGAAGTCGTTGTGGACGTTGAAGAAGAAGGAGAGCCGCGGCGCGAACCGGTCCACGTCCAGGCCCGCCTCGATGCCGGCCCGCACGTACTCGAAGCCGTTGGCCAGGGTGAAGGCCAGTTCCTGGACCGCCGTGGCCCCCGCTTCGCGGATGTGGTAGCCGGAGATGCTGACCGTGTTCCACTGGGGCACGTGGTCGGCACAGAAGGCGAAGATGTCGGTGATGATCCGCATCGACGGCCGCGGCGGGAAAATGTAGGTGTTCTGGGCGATGTACTCCTTGAGGATGTCGTTCTGGATGGTGCCCCGCAGCCGGTCCAGGGACACGCCCTGCTTCTCCGCCGCCGCCAGATACATGGCGAAGATCATGGCCGCCGGCCCGTTGATGGTCATGGACGTGGACACCTGGTCCAGGGGGATCCCGTCGAACAGGATCTCCATGTCGGCCAGGGTGTCGATGGCGACCCCCAGCTTGCCGACCTCGCCGTCGGACATGGGGTGGTCCGAGTCGTAGCCGAGCAGGGTGGGGAAGTCGAACGCCACGCTCAGGCCCGTCTGGCCTTCCTTCAAGAGGTACTTGAAGCGCCGGTTCGTCTGCTCGGCCGTCCCGAAGCCGGCGAACTGGCGCATGGTCCAGAGCCGGCCACGGTACATGGTCTCGTGGATGCCGCGGGTGTACGGCCATTCCCCCGGCCGGCCCAGGCGCCGGTCGCTCCCGGCGTCGGGCACGTCCTCCGGACCGTAGCAGCGCTTCACCTCGATGCCCGAGAGGGTTTGAAACCGCGGGCGCCGCTCCCGGGCCGGCCCCGCCCGTCCCGCCGATTCCGTTGCCATCCCCCTTCACCCCTCTCCCTCGGGTGCACATGCCAGGGCCCGATGCCGTCCCCCAGGCCCTGCCCGCCGCACGGCGGCGGGCAGGGGGCCCGCCTCCCGGTGTCCCCGCCGGGGATCGCGATCCGCCGCCGGGCACCCCGCCCCTGCGGGCCGCCATGCCGGGCCGTTGGCGGGCGGTCCCCGTTCCAGCCGCGGCAAGCGGCAAGGGCGGCCGGTTCCACCGCCCGCTGCCGCCTCAGGCCAGCCAGCGGGCCACGTCGGGGGCGTGGTAGGTGATGATGGCGTCCGCCCCTGCCCGGCGCATGGCCGTCAGCGCCTCCAGCACCACCGCCCGCTCGTCCACCCAGCCCAGGCGGGCGGCGGCCTTGACCAGGCTGTATTCGCCACTGACATTGTACGCCACGACCGGAACCGGGAACTGCTGCCGAACCGCCCGGATCACGTCCAGGTAGGCGAGGGCAGGTTTGACCATCACCAGGTCCGCCCCCTCTTCGAGATCCAGGGCCACCTCCCGCAGCGCCTCCCGCACGTTGGCCGGGTCCATCTGGTGGGTCCGCCGGTCGCCGAAAGCCGGCGCCGAGTGGGCGGCCTCCCGGAAGGGCCCGTAGAAGGCCGAGGCGTACTTGACGGCATACGAAAGGATGGCGGTGTCCGTGAATCCTTCCTGGTCCAAAGCCCGCCGGATGGCGGCCACCCGGCCGTCCATCATGTCGGACGGGGCCACCCAGTCGGCGCCCGCGCGGGCGTGGGATACGGCCACCCGGGCCAGCTGTTCCAGGGTGGCATCGTTGTCGATCCGCCCGTCGGCGGTGAGGATGCCGCAGTGGCCGTGGCTGGTGTAGGCGCACAGGCATACGTCGGTGACGACCAGCAGGTCGGGCAGGGCGTCCTTCAGCGCCGCGACGGCCTGCTGCACGGCCCCGTCCGGGGCGAAGGCCTCGCTGCCCTGTTCGTCCTTGGTGCGAGGCAACCCGAAGAGCAACACCGCCCGAATCCCCAGCTCGAAGACCTCCCGGGCCCGCTCCACCGCCCGGTCCACGGACCGGTGCTCGACACCGGGCATGGAGGCCACCGGCTCCACCACGTCCCGGCCGGGCACCACGAACAGCGGGTAGATCAGCCGGTCGGCGCGCAGGTCCGTCTCCCGCACCAGGCTGCGGACCGCCGGGGTCGAACGCAGCCGCCGCGGGCGATGCACCGGAAAGGCCATCCTCGTTCACCTCGACCCATGGGGCTCAGGCGCCCCCGCCAGCCCTGTTGGCTTCGAGAAGGGCGCCGATCAGTCCTTCCACCGTGTACCGCTCGGGAACGCGGTCGACGGGCAGGCCCAGGGCCGCCGCCCGCCGGGCGGTGCGCGGTCCGATGCACACCACCAGGGGCCGCCTGCCGCCGGGACCCGCCGGTCCACCGCCCGGGAAGAACCGGCCGAGCCCTTCCGGGCCGGCCGCCTCGGCCAGCGCCTCGCACGCCGACGGGCTGGCCAGGGTGACGGCGTCGACCCGGCCCGCCGCCACCAGCTCGAGCAGGGCCGCTGCCTCCCGGGGACGCAGGACGGTCCGGTAGACCACGGGGGCCCGCAGCACCGCCCCGGCCTCCACGACGGGCCGTGCGGGCTCGAGCGGAGCCCGGTCGCCCCGGGGCCAGAGGACCCGCTGGCCCGGTTGCACGCGGCGGGCCAGCTCCTCCCAGAGATGGCCGCCGGTGGCGGTGGCGGGCACCAGGTCGGCCCGGATCCCCACGGCCTCCTCCAGTGCCCGCCCGGTGGCCTCCCCCACCGCCGCGACCCGGGACCCGGCCAGGGCGCGGGCGTCCCGGCCCAGGGCCCGCAAGCGGCCCGCCAGGGCCGCCACGGCGTTGCGGCTGGTGAAGGCCCACCACGTCCCTTGGGGGTCGGCCAGTTCCGCATCCAGGCCGGCCACCCCCTCCGCCGGTTCCACGGCGATCAGGGGGATCTCCACCGCCTCGCCGCCCAGCCGGCGGACCAGCTCGGCCAGGTCGCCGGCCTGCTCAGCGGCCCGGGTGATGGCGATGCGCCACCCGGCCAGGGGCGGCACCGCCCCGGACCCCGGGGCGACGGGAGGGGGCGCCGCCGGCACGCCGGGCACGGGGACCACCGCCACCCCGGCCGCCGCCAGAGCGGCCACCTCCTCCGGCGGGACCGGCCCCCGGACCAGGCGCACCGCCCGCAAGCCCGACCGCGCCCAGCGAGCCAGCCGCGGCGCCACCCGGCCGGGCTCCAGCCGGCCGGCCACGGGCAGCAGGTCGGCGGCGGACCGGGAACCGCTTGGCCGGCCGCCGAGGAGCCACAAGGCGGCCGTGGGGGACAGCCAGGCCCGGAGCACGGCGTCCAGGCCGGGATCGGCGACGACCACCTCCGCCGCCTGCAACAGCCGGCTCGCCCGCACGGTGAGCAGCCCGGGATCGCCGGGGCCGGCTTCGATCACGTACACCGACCCCGGCAAGCCCCAGGCGTCCCCGCCGGACGCCTCCGGCCCGCCGGCGCCGCCACCCCCGTCGGGGGCGCCGTTCCCCGTGCTGCCGGTTCCATGGCCCGCCCTCCCGCCAGCCCACCCTGCAGGGGCGGGCACCGGCCGGTCCCGGCCGGGATCCTCCGCCGGCCGCCCTCGCCCGGCACCCCTTGCCGGCACGGCCAACGCCCCTCCTCCGTCCGCCCCGACGGTCCCCTTCCGGGCCGGCCCGGGCCGCCCCCGGGTTCACGGCACCGCGCGGATGCCCGCCCGGCGCCGGTGCGCAGGCTCCCTGCGCCGGCCCCATCCCGGCTTGACCTCGAACCGTCGGCAGTCCGTCGCAATCTCGTCCCGAATGGCTGGAGGCTTCCAGCCCGCCCGTATCCTGGGCCCGGCCGCCGCGGGCACCGCGGGTCTTACGCCCGATCGCAGGCGACGCAGCTCTTACGCCCGGCCGGCGGCACCGCGCCCCGGAGCGGCGCCGGCGGCCGCCAGCACCGATTCGGCCCCGCGGGCCCGCAGCCGCTCGGCCAGCTCCCGGCCCACGGCCTCGGGGTCCGTGGCCGGCCCTTCGACTTCCTCTTCCAGCCACGGGTCGCCGTCCGGGGCGGCCACCATGCCGGCCAGGCGGAGCCGCGGGCCCTCCAGCCGGGCCCAGGCCCCCAAGGGGATGCGGCAGGTGCCGCCCAGCTCGGCGAGAAACGCCCGTTCCGCCCGCACCGCCAGGGCGACCTCGGGCCGGTCCAGGACCTGCACCAGCCGGCGGGTGGCGTCGTCGCTGGCGCGGATCTCCACGGCCAAGGCGCCCTGGCCGGGGGCCGGCAACAAGGCGCGGGGCGGAATGGCGGCCGTGATCCGGTGGCCCACGCCCAGGCGCCGCAATCCGGCGGCAGCCAGGACCAGGGCATCCCAGGCCCCTTCATCCAGGCGTCGCAGCCGGGTGTCCAGGTTGCCCCGGGCCGGTTCGACCTTGAGGTCGGGCCGCCGGGCCCGCAACCACGCCTGGCGGCGCAGGCTGCTGGTGCCCACCCGGGCGCCCGGGGGCAAGAGTTCGAGCGCCGTCATGCCGGCCCCACGCCCTGCGTCTCTACCGTTCGGTCCGAGGCCCTCCTGCGACCGCGGCAGCACCAGCGCGTCGCCAGGGTCTTCCCGCTGGGGGAAAGCGGCCAGCTCGAGTCCCTCCGGCAGGCGCGTCGGCACATCCTTGGCGCTGTGAACGGCCAGGTCGATGATCCCGGCCCGCAGGGCCTCTTCCAGCTCCTTGACGAAGGCACCGGGCGTGTCCAGGGTGTAGAGGGGCCGGGCCCGGTGCCGGTCGCCGTGGGTGGTCACGGGGACCAGCTCCACCTGCAAGCCCGGGTGGTGGCGCTGCAATTCACGGGCCACCCACTGCGCCTGGATGCGGGCCAGGGCACTGGCCCGGGTGCCGATGCGGACCACCGGAGCGGTCAAAGGCGTCCCTCCCGCCTCAGAAGACGTGGCGGGCCGACCAGTGGGGCCCCACCACGAGATAATTGAACAGGATCACGGCAAAGCCGACCAGGGAAAGGTAGGCGAGCCGCCGTCCCCGCCACCCCGCCAGGGCACGGAGGGTCAGCAGGACGGCATAGAAGGCCCACACGCCCAGGCTGGCGATCACCTTGCCGTCGCGGACCCACTGGCTTCCCCAGAGCTGCCCGGCGGGCAGGCCGCCGCTGGCCAGGGCCAGGGTCAAGAGGGCGAAGCCGGTGCCCACCAGCCACCAGCAGGCGCGGTCCACATCCTCCAGGGCCGGCAGGTGGCGGTAGAGGCGGCTGAATATCTTGCTGCGCAGCTGGTGTTCCTGCAGCAGGTACATGGCGGCCACCGCCGACGCCAGCCCGAAGGCGCAATAACTCAACAGCGCGATGACGGCGTGCAGCCAGACCCAGGGGTTATCGGGGAATAAAGCACCCGCCGCCACGGCCCCGGCCGGTTGGGGCAGGCTCCCCGGGACACCGCCGGGCCAGGTGCCGGCCAGGCCGTCCGTGCCGGCGCCACCGACAGCGGCCGCCCCGGCCGCCGCTCCCACCCCGTGACCGGCCGCCGCGCCGGTCGCCGCGGCAACCAGGACCAGCAACGCTACCACCGGCGGGAGCATGAACGCCCCCAGGTGTCGCAAGGGCAACAGGGCTTCCAGCACCAGGCCGTTGAACACCCACGCCCAGCTCAGGAAGAACACGGATTCGTGGGCGGTGAGGAAGGGAACGCGCCCCGCCGCCACATGACCGCCCAGGAGGGCGGTGTGTACGGCCCACGTGGCCCGCGCCAGCCATTGCGCCGCCGGTTCCCGACCCATGCCCGCCAGGGTCCAGGCATACCAGCCCGCGGCCGCCAGATAGCCGAGGGTGACCGCCACGTATCCCCACGCCAGCATGCCCTGCACCCGGTTTCACCTGCCGCCTGGGACCCGGCGCCCCGTCGTCTCCGATCCCGGACGGAGGCCGCGACCGGCGGAGCCCGCGGCCCCGTTCACCGACCCGGATCACCGCCCAGCCTGGTTCGCCCGTCCCCCACCGGCCTCGCCCCCGCCGCCACCGGCCGCCGTCGCGCAACGGGACGGGACCGCCGTCCCGGCCGCATAGCCGCCGGCCGGACCCGGCGCCGCCCTTCGGCCGGCACGCCGGCCCGCGCCGGGCCGGTCTCCGTCCTGCGGGCCGGCGCCTTGGCCACCCCTTGCGTCGCCTACCGCCTCCGCCACCGGAGGGTGCGCCCGCCCGCCCGCCGGGCCGGGTTCGTCCAGGGCAAAGAGCTCGGTGAAGGCCTCGTCCAGGTACACGGGGCCGCGGCCGCCCGCCACGGCCTCCTTCAGCCGCACCATGGGATCGTTGAGCAGCTTGTTGACGATCAGCCGGGTGAGGCCGTCGATCACCTGGCGGTCCCGTTCGGACAGGTGGGGCAGCTTGCGCAGGGCGCGTTCCAGCTCGTTCCGGCGCATGGCCTCCGCTTTCTCCCGCAGGGAGCGGATCAGCGGAACCACGTTCAGGCTCTGCAGCCACCCCTCGAACTGCCGCACCTCGTCCTCCAGCATGGCCTCGACCCGGGCCGCCTCCTCCCGCCGCAGGCGCAGGTTCGCCTCCACCACCGCCTGCAGGTCGTCGATGTCGTAGAGGAACACGCCGTCCAGCCGCCCGGCGGCCGGCTCCACGTCGCGGGGCACGGCGATGTCGACCAGCAAAAGCGGCCGCTGCCGCCGCCGCCGCATGGCCTCCCGCACCATGGCGGCGGTGACCACCGGCCGGCCGGCCCCCGTGGACGAGATCACCACGTCGCACTCGACCAGCGCATCCGCCAGGCGATCCAGGGGGATGGCCCGGCCCCCGTAGGCCGCTGCCAGCTGCCGGCCCCGCTCCACGGTCCGGTTGGCCACCACCAGGCGGCAGCCGCCCTCCTCGGCCAGGCTGCGGGCGGCCAGCTCGGCCGTCTCCCCGGCGCCCACCAGGAGCACCGGGCGGCCGTCCAGGTGGCCGAACACCTTACGGGCCAGCTCCACCGCCACGTAGCTGACCGATACGGCATGCTGGCTGATGGCCGTCTCGGTGCGCGCCCGCTTGCCCGCCGCCAGGGCTTGCTGGAACAGGCCGTGGAGCACCTTGCCGCAGGTGCCGGCTTCGGCAGCCAGGTGGTACGCGTCCCGGACCTGGCCCAGGATCTGGCTCTCCCCCAGGACCATGGAGTCCAGGCCCGCCGCCACGCGGAACAGGTGGCGAGCGGCGCCAGCGTCCTCCCGTACGTACAGGTGGGGATCGAGCCCGCCGGGCTCCATCCCCGCCCAGCGGGCCAGCAGCTCCCGCACGTGGCGGGTGGCTTGCCCGTGATGGCCGGCCGCGGCGTATACCTCGACCCGGTTGCAGGTGGAGAGCAGCACCACCTCCTCCACCGCCGGGCAAGCCGCCAGCTCCTTGAGGGCGGCCGCCGCCGCCTCATCGCCCACCGCCAGCCGTTCCCGCAGGGACACCGGCGCCGTGCGGTGGTTCATGCCGATCAGAATCACGCCCATCGGCGCATCACGCCCACTGGGGTCGCCGTCCCTCGTGCAGGCAGACGATGCCCGCCGACATGCGCCAGAAGCGTACGTCCTCCAGGCCCGCCGCCGCCATCCGGGCGGCCAGTTCTTCCGCCCCGGGGAAACCCCGCACCGACAGGGGCAACCACGCGTACGGGTCGGGGCCCGGTCCCCGCCACCGACGGGCAGCCCACCGGCCCATGGCCGGGACCACCCGCTCGAAGTACCAGCGGAAAGGCCCGCGGACCCAGGCCCAGGGGCTGTGGGAAAGCTCCAGGATCAGCACCCGGCCGCCGGGCCGGGTGACCCGCGCCATCTCCTGCAGCGCCCGGTCCAGATCGGCCACGTTGCGCAGGGCGAACCCCATGGTCACCAGGTCGAACTGCCCGGGGGGAAAGGGCAGGTCCAGGGCGTCGCCCTGGACCAGGTCGACCCGATCCGAGAGGCCGGACCCCTCCAGCCGCCGCCGGGCCACGGCCAGCATGCCGGGGGAGAAGTCGAGCCCCGTCACGTGACCGGAAGAGCCCACTCGTCGCGCCAGCATGGCGGTGATCTCGCCGGTACCGCATGCCACGTCCAGGGCCCGCGCCCCCTCCAGGGGCAGTTCCTCCAGGCGCCGGGCCAGGCGCCATTGCCAGTACCGCCATTGGCCCAGGGTCATCAGCAGGTTCATCCGGTCGTAGCCCGGCGCGATGGTGTCGAACAGTTCCCGGATGTACGAGGCCTTGTCCGCACCCCGGCTCGGGACCGGGCTCCGTGCCCCCATGAACGTCCCTTCCTTTGAACACGGGCAGCCCACCTCGGGGGCAGCCACCCTCCCACTCTCCTGTGGCCGTACCGCACGCCGCCTGTGGCCGTTCGGCATGCCGCCGGACGGTTCTAGCGTAGCGCCTCCCGCACCAGTTCGGCCACCTGCCAGGGCAGGGCGGCCACCCGGGCGCCTGCCGCCTCCAGGGCCTCCACCTTGCTCTGGTAGGTCCCGCGGCCCCGCTCGATGATGGCACCGGCGTGGCCCATGCGCTTGCCGGGCGGCGCGTGCTTGCCCGCCAGGTAGGCGACCACGGGCTTGGACATGCCCTTGATGTACTCGGCGGCCTCCTCCTCGGCGGTGCCGCCGATCTCGCCCACCAGGACGACGGCTTCGGTCTCCTTGTCCTGCTCGAACATCTTCAGCACGTCGATGAAAGACAGGCCCACCACCCGGTCGCCGCCCATGCCGACTACCGTGGACTGGCCGAAGCCGGCGTGGGTCAGGGACGCGGCGATCTCGTAGGAAAGGGTACCACTGCGGGCGACGATGCCCACCCGGCCGGGAGTGTAGATCTGGTTGGGCATGATCCCGATCTTGCTCTTGCCGGGCGAGATCACGCCGAAGGTATTGGGCCCGATGATGGTGGCGCCCTTGAGCCGCGCCCGGGCCATGATCTCCATGGCGTCGTGCAGCGGCACGTGCTCGGTGATCACCACCACCAGCTTGATCCCCGCGTCCAGCGCCTCCAGCACCGCGTCCTTGGTGAAGGGAGCGGGGACGAAGATGATCGAGGCCGTGGCACCGTGCTTCTCCACCGCCGCCTCCACGGTGTCGTAGACGGGCACCCCGCGGACCTCCTGGCCCTCCTTGCCCGGCGAGACGCCCGCCACCACGCGGGTGCCGTAGTCGATCATCTGGCCGGTGTGGAAGCTGCCCTGGTGGCCGGTGATGCCCTGGACCACCACCCGGGTGCGCTCGTCGATCAGGATGGCCATCTACCGCTCCCCTCCCTGCCGGGCCAGCTCCACCGCCTTGCGGGCGGCCTCGCCCATGTCCCGGAAGGCTTCGATGCCGTGCTCCCTGAGGATTGCCACGCCCTTGTCCTCGTTGGTGCCCACCAGCCGCACCACCAGCGGCACCGGGATGCCCTGCTGCTGCTTGACGGTGACGATGGCGTTGGCCACGTCGTCGCAGCGGGTGATGCCGCCGAAGATGTTGACGAAGATCGCCTTGGGGTTCGTCGACACCAGCACCGCCATGGCCTTCGCCATGGGCTCCACCGCCGCGCCGCCGCCGGCATCGAGGAAGTTCATCGCCCGGCCGCCGTACTCGGCCAGCACGTCGATGGTGGCCATGGTGATGCCCGCGCCGTTGGCCATGACGGCGATGTCACCGTCCAGCTCCACGTACGAGAGGCCGATCTCCCGGACGCGGCGCTCCAGTTCCGTGGCCTCGCTGACCTCGGGCAGGTCCTGGTGGCGGAAGCGGGCGTCGTCGTCGATGTTGAGGCGTCCGTCGGCAGCGATCAGCCGGTCACCGGAGATCACCAGCGGGTTGATCTCCACGAGCTCGGCGTCGTAGTCGCGGAAGATCCGGTACAGCCGCGTCAGGATGTCGGCGAACTGGCGGGCGATGGCCCCCTCCAGGCCCAGTCGCCGGGCGATGCCCCGGGCGAAATACGGGTAGAGGCCCAGGGTGATGTCCACCGGCCGCTTGACGATGTCCTTCTCCGGGACTTCCTCGATGTTCACGCCGCCGTGCACCGAGGCGATGACCAGCGGCGACTTGCGCGCCGTGTCCACGGCGATGCCCAGGTAGAGCTCCCGGTCGATCTGCAGCTTCTCCTCCACCAGCACCCGCTCGACCCGGTAGCCCCGGACCTCCTGCCCCAAAAGACCTGCGGCCACCTCCCGGGCCTGGTCGGGGGTGTCGGCAAACCGAATGCCGCCGGCCTTGCCGCGGCCACCGGCCAGGACCTGGGACTTGATCGCCACCGGCGCGCCGATCTCGGCGGCCACCTGGGCCGCTTCGCCGGGGGAGGCTGCCACCCGACCCCGCGGCGTAGGGATGCCCCGTTCTCGGAAGACCTCCTTGGCCATGTACTCGAAGAACTTCAACGGCGGTCACCTCGCTGGGAGGGTGTTGGACGAACCGGCCAGCCGGGCCCGCACCGCCTCCACCCGGCGGGCCGTCTCCCGCCCGACCTCGGCCGGATCCCGGGGACGCCGCGCCACGCCGCTGGCGACGGCGGCCGCGGCAACCGCGGCGGCTACCGCCGGGGCCACCCTGGGATCGCCGGCCTCGGGAATGATGTAGTCCGGCGACAGGCGGTCCGGCTCGACCAGGTCGGCGATGGCCCTCGCCGCCGCCAGCTTCATCGCCTCGTTGATCTCCCGGGCCCGCACGTCCAGGGCGCCGCGGAACACGCCGGGGAAGGCCAGCACGTTGTTGATCTGGTTCGGGAAGTCCGACCGCCCGGTACAGACCACCCGCGCTCCCGCGGCGGCGGCTTCGTCGGGGAAGATCTCCGGCGTCGGGTTCGCCATGGCCATGACGATGGCGTCCGGGGCCATGCTGCGCACCATGGCCGGGGTCACCGCCCCGGCCCGGGAGAGCCCGATGAACACGTCGGCGCCCTCCATGACGTCGGCCAGCTGGCCCTTGAGACCGGCGGGGTTGCTGCGCTCGGCCACCCGCTGCTTGAATGGATTCATCCCGTAGGGGCGGCCGGGGTAGATGGCCCCGCGGCTGTCGCACAGCACCAGGTCCCGGGCGCCCATGTCCAGCAGCAGGTGGCTGGTGGCGATCCCCGCCGCCCCCGCCCCGTTGACCACGATGCGGACGCGGTCCAGCTCCTTCCCCACCACGCGCAGGGCATTGGTCAGCGCCGCGGCGGTCACGATGGCGGTGCCGTGCTGGTCATCGTGGAAGACGGGGATGTCCAGTTCCGCCCGCAACCGCGCCTCCACCTCGAAACAGCGGGGTGCGGCCACGTCCTCCAGGTTGATCCCGCCGAAGCTGGGCGCCAGGGCGGCCACGATCTCCACCAGCCGCCCCACCTCCCGCGCCCGGACGCACAGCGGGACGGCGTCCACCGCGGCGTAGAGCTTGAACAGGATCGCCTTGCCCTCCATGACGGGCAGGGCGGCCTCAGGGCCGATGTCCCCGAGGCCCAGCACCGCCGACCCGTCGGACACCACCGCGACCAGGTTGCCCCGGGTCGTGAGCTCAAAGGCCTCGTCGGGGTCGGCGGCGATGAGCCGGCAGGGCTCGGCCACCCCCGGCGTGTAGGCCAGGCTGAGGTCGCGGTGGTCCCGCAGAGGGACCTTGCTGGCGATCTCGATCTTGCCCCGGGCCTGCCGGTGCAGGGTCACCGCCGCGGCGCGCAGCGCGTCATCCCGCAGGACATCGCCGCCCGGCGCTCGGCTCTGCAGGGTGCCAGGGCCGCCCACCCCGGCGCCGGGTGCGCCACCACCCGGCCTTTCGGGCTGTCTTGCATCCTCGTATGGAGCTGGTCCGGCCACCGCCTCGCATCTCCTCCCGGTCTGTCCGCGGCGGCCGCCCTGTTCCCAGGGGGGCCGCAGATAGCCGTTGCCCGCCCC
Proteins encoded in this window:
- a CDS encoding class I SAM-dependent methyltransferase, which encodes MGARSPVPSRGADKASYIRELFDTIAPGYDRMNLLMTLGQWRYWQWRLARRLEELPLEGARALDVACGTGEITAMLARRVGSSGHVTGLDFSPGMLAVARRRLEGSGLSDRVDLVQGDALDLPFPPGQFDLVTMGFALRNVADLDRALQEMARVTRPGGRVLILELSHSPWAWVRGPFRWYFERVVPAMGRWAARRWRGPGPDPYAWLPLSVRGFPGAEELAARMAAAGLEDVRFWRMSAGIVCLHEGRRPQWA
- the sucD gene encoding succinate--CoA ligase subunit alpha — its product is MAILIDERTRVVVQGITGHQGSFHTGQMIDYGTRVVAGVSPGKEGQEVRGVPVYDTVEAAVEKHGATASIIFVPAPFTKDAVLEALDAGIKLVVVITEHVPLHDAMEIMARARLKGATIIGPNTFGVISPGKSKIGIMPNQIYTPGRVGIVARSGTLSYEIAASLTHAGFGQSTVVGMGGDRVVGLSFIDVLKMFEQDKETEAVVLVGEIGGTAEEEAAEYIKGMSKPVVAYLAGKHAPPGKRMGHAGAIIERGRGTYQSKVEALEAAGARVAALPWQVAELVREALR
- the sucC gene encoding ADP-forming succinate--CoA ligase subunit beta, with protein sequence MKFFEYMAKEVFRERGIPTPRGRVAASPGEAAQVAAEIGAPVAIKSQVLAGGRGKAGGIRFADTPDQAREVAAGLLGQEVRGYRVERVLVEEKLQIDRELYLGIAVDTARKSPLVIASVHGGVNIEEVPEKDIVKRPVDITLGLYPYFARGIARRLGLEGAIARQFADILTRLYRIFRDYDAELVEINPLVISGDRLIAADGRLNIDDDARFRHQDLPEVSEATELERRVREIGLSYVELDGDIAVMANGAGITMATIDVLAEYGGRAMNFLDAGGGAAVEPMAKAMAVLVSTNPKAIFVNIFGGITRCDDVANAIVTVKQQQGIPVPLVVRLVGTNEDKGVAILREHGIEAFRDMGEAARKAVELARQGGER
- a CDS encoding NAD(P)-dependent malic enzyme, with the protein product MRAAAVTLHRQARGKIEIASKVPLRDHRDLSLAYTPGVAEPCRLIAADPDEAFELTTRGNLVAVVSDGSAVLGLGDIGPEAALPVMEGKAILFKLYAAVDAVPLCVRAREVGRLVEIVAALAPSFGGINLEDVAAPRCFEVEARLRAELDIPVFHDDQHGTAIVTAAALTNALRVVGKELDRVRIVVNGAGAAGIATSHLLLDMGARDLVLCDSRGAIYPGRPYGMNPFKQRVAERSNPAGLKGQLADVMEGADVFIGLSRAGAVTPAMVRSMAPDAIVMAMANPTPEIFPDEAAAAGARVVCTGRSDFPNQINNVLAFPGVFRGALDVRAREINEAMKLAAARAIADLVEPDRLSPDYIIPEAGDPRVAPAVAAAVAAAAVASGVARRPRDPAEVGRETARRVEAVRARLAGSSNTLPAR